The Enterococcus sp. 7F3_DIV0205 genome has a window encoding:
- a CDS encoding response regulator transcription factor, whose protein sequence is MYFVGILSMSAEQENVYLNVLKRLDFDVKFIPLNTIEQHQKYIDTIIIDETGGSTSGNSYEIIMKVRSVFDKYLLLLTKNRTTTTDLVYLRLGVDGIASEDTDYEVTFTQLKRVLEVSKKPDISNESKKSNQVTEDLLKLNPQNRSVLKNGTEEIELTNTEYQILIVLINHIGTAISYDELYQKVWGKENQMNRNRQSLVTNVVFKLRAKIGKGHGGQSYIKTVRTKGYMFNPLIKIV, encoded by the coding sequence ATGTATTTTGTCGGTATTTTATCAATGTCCGCCGAACAGGAAAACGTATATTTAAATGTATTAAAAAGACTGGATTTTGACGTTAAATTTATCCCTTTGAATACTATTGAACAGCACCAAAAGTACATAGATACAATCATAATTGATGAAACAGGAGGCTCAACTTCGGGCAATAGTTACGAAATAATTATGAAAGTAAGGAGTGTATTTGATAAGTACCTTCTATTACTAACAAAAAATCGAACGACAACAACAGATTTGGTGTATTTGAGATTAGGTGTTGATGGAATAGCAAGTGAAGATACGGATTATGAAGTTACGTTCACTCAATTAAAACGTGTGCTAGAAGTCAGTAAAAAACCAGATATAAGCAATGAAAGCAAGAAATCAAATCAAGTAACAGAAGATTTATTAAAACTCAATCCACAAAATAGAAGTGTTCTTAAAAATGGTACTGAGGAAATCGAATTAACAAATACAGAATACCAAATTTTAATTGTTTTAATAAATCATATAGGAACGGCTATTTCTTATGATGAGCTTTATCAAAAAGTATGGGGTAAGGAAAATCAAATGAACAGGAACCGCCAATCTTTAGTGACAAATGTTGTCTTTAAACTTAGGGCAAAAATAGGGAAGGGGCATGGTGGTCAAAGTTATATTAAAACGGTTCGCACAAAAGGGTATATGTTTAACCCGTTAATAAAAATAGTGTAG